A single window of [Clostridium] hylemonae DSM 15053 DNA harbors:
- a CDS encoding FAD-dependent oxidoreductase, producing MANYVPGTYEGIGHGYQGRLIVNVTVTEDEITEVKIIKHKEVRGLAWDLPTSPVEVMPPQIVKYQSLNIPLVNGADLTSGAILEAVEGALRAAGAADDVIEKLKAAPGPEAPEVKDEVRTVDVAVFGAGAGGLAAAIEAKEGGADVVLIEKQGITGGSTARSGGKLLGAGTKWQKKQGIYDTEEMCYNYLMEVGNRRGNFMDASKNRYLVKNLNSTLDWLGTMGYKVQDVEAIHVSMQPWRVHNSMGGGGQTNGQGGEITTPLTRHFAGRLGGEIIYNTALKELLTDENGVVNGAVCEKLDGSKLTVYAKKGVILATGGYSRNKEMCARYPVAHYFCTAPKSNVGEGLVAAEKIGARNFVHPGIQVVYTSLSCGIGINDESGLIVNERGERVVNEWSYQYHVSDALAASGSNCGWYITSGDEPYGGVQYGFKQAVEGTSRDKAADSIEELAALIKCDPATLRATFDRYQELTARGEDEDFGKPARFLHPIDGPKYAALRLHPCVTVSFGGLETDISARVLDNEGRPIPGLYAAGEVADTGMFGTEYPTCGTSIGGALFYGRIAGRMASGQSML from the coding sequence ATGGCAAACTATGTACCAGGCACGTACGAAGGTATCGGTCACGGATACCAGGGCAGGCTTATCGTGAATGTAACAGTTACGGAAGATGAGATCACGGAGGTTAAAATCATCAAACATAAGGAAGTGCGGGGGCTTGCGTGGGACCTTCCCACATCCCCTGTCGAGGTGATGCCGCCTCAAATTGTCAAATATCAGTCTCTGAACATCCCTCTCGTGAACGGAGCTGACTTGACGAGCGGTGCTATCTTAGAAGCGGTGGAAGGGGCGCTTAGGGCCGCAGGGGCGGCGGACGATGTCATAGAGAAGCTCAAGGCGGCGCCGGGACCGGAGGCGCCGGAAGTAAAAGACGAAGTGCGCACGGTCGACGTGGCTGTATTTGGCGCGGGGGCCGGCGGACTCGCAGCTGCGATCGAGGCAAAAGAAGGCGGTGCCGACGTTGTGCTCATAGAAAAACAAGGTATCACAGGAGGCTCTACCGCACGTTCCGGCGGAAAGCTGCTCGGAGCCGGAACGAAATGGCAGAAAAAGCAGGGGATCTACGATACGGAGGAGATGTGCTACAACTACCTGATGGAAGTCGGGAACCGCAGAGGCAATTTCATGGACGCGTCCAAAAACCGCTATCTTGTAAAGAATCTGAACAGTACGCTCGACTGGCTCGGGACAATGGGATACAAAGTACAGGACGTGGAGGCGATCCATGTGTCCATGCAGCCGTGGCGTGTACATAACAGCATGGGAGGAGGCGGCCAGACAAACGGCCAGGGCGGCGAGATCACGACTCCTTTGACGCGCCATTTTGCCGGCAGACTGGGCGGTGAGATCATATACAACACTGCCTTAAAAGAACTTCTCACAGATGAAAATGGTGTGGTAAACGGCGCGGTGTGCGAAAAGCTTGACGGTTCCAAATTGACTGTCTATGCGAAGAAGGGCGTCATTCTTGCCACCGGCGGTTATTCACGCAACAAGGAGATGTGCGCAAGGTATCCGGTCGCCCATTACTTCTGTACTGCTCCGAAGAGCAATGTAGGGGAAGGCCTTGTAGCGGCAGAAAAGATCGGAGCCCGCAACTTTGTGCATCCGGGCATACAGGTGGTGTATACGAGTCTGTCATGCGGCATCGGCATCAATGACGAATCAGGACTGATCGTAAATGAACGCGGGGAGCGGGTCGTCAATGAATGGAGCTACCAGTATCACGTATCCGACGCGCTGGCTGCATCCGGAAGCAACTGCGGATGGTACATCACAAGCGGCGACGAGCCGTACGGCGGCGTTCAGTACGGGTTCAAACAGGCCGTGGAGGGCACGAGCCGTGACAAGGCGGCAGACAGTATTGAGGAACTTGCTGCGCTGATAAAATGTGACCCGGCCACACTGCGGGCTACATTTGACCGTTATCAGGAACTGACCGCCAGGGGAGAAGACGAAGACTTTGGGAAGCCGGCCAGATTCCTGCATCCGATCGACGGACCAAAATATGCGGCGCTCAGACTTCATCCGTGTGTCACGGTATCGTTCGGCGGGCTTGAGACCGATATATCGGCACGTGTGCTCGATAACGAAGGAAGGCCGATCCCAGGATTGTATGCGGCAGGAGAGGTGGCTGATACGGGAATGTTCGGGACAGAGTATCCGACATGCGGGACCTCGATCGGAGGCGCTTTATTCTATGGTAGAATCGCGGGGCGCATGGCATCCGGACAGTCCATGCTTTAG
- a CDS encoding SDR family NAD(P)-dependent oxidoreductase — protein sequence MKLVQDKITVITGGTRGIGFTAAKIFIENGAKVSIFGETKEEVDTALAELKELYPEEEVLGFAPDLTSRDAVMAAVRAVAEKYGRLDVMINNAGITMNTVFSRVTEEAFKHMMDINVIGVFNGAWAAYQCMKGAQQGVIINTASVTGIYGSLSGIGYPASKAGVIGLTQGLGREIIRKNIRVVGVAPGVVDTDMTKGLPPEILEDYLKSFPMKRMLKAEEIANVYLFLASDLASGITATTVSVDGAYRP from the coding sequence ATGAAACTTGTACAGGACAAAATCACAGTTATCACAGGCGGAACCCGGGGCATTGGATTTACGGCGGCAAAGATTTTTATTGAAAATGGAGCAAAGGTCTCCATATTCGGCGAGACAAAAGAGGAGGTCGACACCGCACTGGCAGAGTTAAAAGAGCTTTATCCCGAAGAAGAAGTGCTCGGCTTTGCGCCGGATCTCACATCACGTGACGCAGTTATGGCTGCGGTAAGAGCAGTGGCGGAAAAATACGGGAGGCTTGACGTTATGATCAATAACGCGGGCATTACGATGAATACCGTATTTTCAAGAGTGACAGAGGAAGCGTTCAAGCATATGATGGATATCAATGTGATCGGTGTGTTCAATGGCGCATGGGCGGCTTATCAGTGTATGAAGGGCGCGCAGCAGGGTGTTATAATCAATACGGCATCTGTGACAGGCATCTACGGTTCTCTGTCCGGAATAGGGTATCCTGCGAGTAAGGCGGGTGTGATCGGTCTTACACAAGGTCTCGGAAGAGAGATCATACGAAAGAACATCCGTGTGGTCGGCGTCGCTCCCGGAGTTGTGGATACAGATATGACAAAAGGCCTGCCGCCGGAAATTCTCGAAGACTACCTCAAATCATTCCCGATGAAACGTATGCTGAAAGCGGAGGAGATCGCCAACGTATATCTTTTCCTGGCGTCAGACCTTGCCAGCGGCATTACGGCAACGACGGTCAGCGTAGACGGGGCATACAGGCCATAA
- a CDS encoding SDR family NAD(P)-dependent oxidoreductase, which yields MRFEGKAIIVTGASSGIGRAAARQFAMEGGRVVAAARRLELLEELKAEVEAAKGAGCILPLQTDVRIPEQIDRMFDVCLERFGHVDVAVNNAGVLDGQLPIHETSQEIYDYVYETNQRAVYLGCQRAIEIFLKQGTPANIVNIASAASVRGLKGGTTYVMTKHAVLGITRNISASFFERGIRCNCILPCNVKSGINRAARELNIGILDWQMRAGNAAPMHTITPHTEGAKPMLGQPEDCANIITFLADDAAARYISGAEVKVDAGFLNM from the coding sequence ATGAGATTTGAAGGAAAAGCAATCATTGTCACCGGAGCCAGTTCCGGTATCGGACGGGCAGCGGCGCGTCAGTTTGCCATGGAGGGGGGCAGGGTCGTAGCCGCCGCCAGACGCCTCGAACTTCTGGAAGAACTGAAGGCGGAAGTGGAGGCGGCTAAAGGAGCAGGATGCATCCTGCCGCTTCAGACCGATGTCCGTATTCCCGAACAGATCGACCGGATGTTTGACGTCTGCCTGGAGAGATTCGGACATGTAGATGTGGCAGTCAACAATGCCGGCGTTCTGGACGGACAGCTTCCCATTCACGAGACATCACAGGAAATCTATGACTATGTGTATGAGACGAATCAGCGTGCTGTCTACCTCGGATGCCAGCGTGCCATCGAGATATTCCTCAAACAGGGAACACCTGCCAATATTGTGAATATCGCTTCCGCGGCATCTGTCAGAGGATTGAAAGGCGGTACTACGTATGTCATGACGAAACATGCCGTCCTCGGTATTACCCGCAATATTTCCGCCAGCTTCTTTGAGCGGGGGATCCGCTGTAACTGTATATTGCCGTGCAATGTCAAATCCGGGATCAACCGTGCGGCCCGCGAGCTGAATATCGGTATCCTGGACTGGCAGATGCGCGCCGGCAATGCGGCTCCGATGCATACGATCACCCCTCATACAGAAGGGGCGAAGCCGATGCTGGGGCAGCCTGAAGACTGTGCGAATATTATCACGTTTCTCGCCGATGACGCCGCTGCACGCTATATATCCGGAGCAGAAGTCAAGGTCGACGCCGGCTTCCTGAATATGTAG
- a CDS encoding EAL domain-containing protein, with protein MSAKKKILVIEDNAINRMMLCEILAPEYEVLEAENGQTALAMLEQCSEEISLILLDIVMPVMDGHTFLSIVEKTPSYASIPVIVTTQSDSEADEIAALSSGATEFVTKPYRPQAILRRVASIIRLRETAAIINQFQFDSLTGLYSKEFFYRRVKETLEQNPGKEYDILCSDIENFKLVNDIFGVPAGDRLLGSIAAIYTKLVGEKGICGRLHADQFACLMERRYDYADAFFVQADMELGRTSNMRNTVMKWGIYAVEDRTLAVEQMCDRALLAARNIKGQYGKHYSRYDDELRNKMLHEQAITDIMEEALSEEQFVIYLQPKYSISKDRLAGAEALVRWEHPEWGFQSPAAFIPLFERNGFITKLDQYVWKKTCAVMQEWDRKGYPQIPVSVNVSRADVYQVDLAEVLMETVRRYGIAPSRLHLEITESAYTEDPEQIIDTVRHLRKLGFIIEMDDFGSGYSSLNMLNQLPLDILKLDMKFIQSETAKPIDKGILGFIMGLARWMKLSVVAEGVETREQLERLREIGCDFVQGYYFARPMPCTDFEALLKRLDTEVCENETQAGGGQESDAAQSYILIAEEDEEQRRELRKLFQGRYQIAEAATGQEALGFIVRFERELSAVVLSLTLPELDGFSILDVLQREKAVWNIPVIATGQPDITLEERAVELGADDFAYKPYSAGMLERRLIHAMRRTLSREREQALQEEAGRDFLTGLLNRRGLNASARLVRKEDAPMAVYLFDLDDLKQINDTYGHEYGDRLIKKFGTLLSERTRSCDILARFGGDEFIAVIKQMDSRASALKKGEEICSAFREGELTEQFATSCTGGVAIWDADIPIANIIVEADKALYWAKRSRKGGCCLQRGSDI; from the coding sequence ATGAGTGCAAAGAAAAAGATATTAGTGATAGAGGACAATGCCATCAACCGGATGATGCTTTGTGAGATCCTCGCGCCGGAATATGAAGTTCTGGAAGCAGAAAACGGACAGACGGCGCTCGCCATGCTGGAGCAGTGCAGTGAAGAAATATCTCTGATCCTCCTTGATATCGTCATGCCGGTCATGGATGGACATACGTTTCTATCCATTGTAGAAAAGACTCCTTCTTATGCGTCGATCCCTGTCATTGTGACGACGCAGAGCGACAGTGAGGCTGATGAAATAGCCGCCCTTTCAAGCGGAGCAACGGAATTTGTCACAAAGCCGTACAGACCGCAGGCTATCCTGCGCAGAGTGGCCAGTATTATCCGTCTGCGTGAGACAGCGGCGATTATCAATCAGTTCCAGTTCGACAGTCTTACTGGATTATACAGCAAGGAATTTTTTTACCGCCGTGTAAAAGAGACACTGGAGCAGAACCCGGGGAAGGAATATGATATCCTCTGCTCAGACATTGAAAATTTTAAACTGGTAAATGATATTTTCGGGGTGCCTGCGGGTGACCGTCTGCTTGGCAGCATAGCTGCAATATACACAAAGCTTGTGGGGGAAAAAGGGATCTGCGGACGTCTGCATGCGGACCAGTTTGCCTGTTTGATGGAGCGGCGGTACGATTATGCAGATGCCTTTTTTGTGCAGGCAGATATGGAGCTTGGCAGGACGAGCAACATGAGGAATACTGTGATGAAATGGGGGATCTATGCCGTCGAGGACCGCACGCTGGCAGTGGAGCAGATGTGCGACCGCGCGCTTCTGGCCGCCCGCAACATCAAGGGACAGTATGGAAAGCATTATTCCAGATATGATGATGAACTGCGCAACAAGATGCTCCACGAACAGGCGATCACAGATATTATGGAAGAGGCGCTTTCAGAGGAGCAGTTTGTGATTTATCTGCAGCCAAAGTACAGTATAAGCAAAGACCGGCTGGCCGGAGCGGAGGCGCTTGTACGCTGGGAACATCCGGAGTGGGGCTTCCAGTCTCCGGCGGCCTTTATACCGCTTTTTGAAAGAAATGGATTTATAACAAAACTTGACCAGTATGTCTGGAAGAAAACGTGTGCTGTCATGCAGGAATGGGACAGGAAGGGCTATCCTCAGATCCCGGTGTCTGTCAATGTGTCCAGGGCGGACGTATATCAGGTGGATCTGGCAGAAGTTCTGATGGAAACAGTGCGCAGATACGGAATCGCCCCTTCGCGCCTTCATCTTGAGATTACAGAAAGCGCCTATACAGAAGACCCGGAGCAGATCATCGACACCGTACGCCATCTGCGTAAACTGGGCTTTATCATAGAGATGGATGACTTCGGCAGCGGCTATTCTTCTTTAAATATGCTGAATCAGCTTCCGCTTGATATCTTAAAGCTGGATATGAAATTTATTCAGAGTGAGACGGCAAAACCGATCGATAAGGGAATCCTTGGCTTCATCATGGGGCTGGCGCGGTGGATGAAATTAAGTGTGGTGGCAGAGGGCGTGGAGACACGGGAGCAGCTGGAGCGTCTGAGAGAGATCGGCTGTGATTTTGTACAGGGATATTATTTCGCCCGTCCTATGCCATGCACTGATTTTGAGGCTCTTCTGAAAAGACTCGACACCGAAGTCTGTGAGAATGAGACGCAGGCGGGAGGCGGTCAGGAAAGCGACGCGGCGCAGAGTTATATTCTGATAGCAGAAGAGGATGAAGAGCAGCGCCGCGAACTGCGAAAGCTCTTCCAGGGCAGGTATCAGATCGCGGAGGCGGCTACAGGGCAGGAGGCGCTGGGATTTATCGTGCGTTTTGAACGTGAACTTTCCGCTGTTGTTTTAAGTCTGACACTGCCGGAATTAGACGGTTTTTCAATTCTGGACGTTCTGCAGAGAGAAAAAGCGGTCTGGAATATACCGGTTATCGCTACAGGGCAGCCGGATATCACGCTGGAGGAAAGAGCGGTCGAACTGGGCGCCGATGATTTTGCGTATAAGCCTTATTCGGCCGGTATGCTGGAGAGACGTCTTATCCATGCAATGAGACGCACGCTGTCCCGCGAACGGGAACAGGCGCTGCAGGAGGAGGCGGGCAGAGATTTCCTCACCGGCCTTCTCAACCGCCGCGGGCTTAATGCGTCAGCCCGCCTTGTGAGAAAAGAGGATGCGCCTATGGCGGTATATCTGTTTGATCTGGACGATCTAAAACAGATCAATGACACTTACGGACATGAATACGGCGACCGGCTCATTAAAAAGTTTGGAACGCTTCTAAGCGAACGTACGAGAAGCTGTGACATCCTTGCAAGGTTCGGGGGAGATGAATTCATCGCTGTCATCAAACAGATGGATTCAAGAGCGTCGGCGCTTAAAAAGGGAGAAGAAATCTGCAGTGCGTTCCGGGAAGGAGAGCTTACGGAACAGTTTGCCACGAGCTGTACAGGCGGTGTCGCCATCTGGGATGCCGATATCCCCATCGCCAATATAATCGTCGAAGCTGACAAAGCCTTATACTGGGCAAAACGGAGCCGTAAAGGCGGATGTTGTCTGCAAAGAGGGAGTGACATATGA
- a CDS encoding LysR family transcriptional regulator, with the protein MSIKRLPFFLSAAKYLNFTEAASEQFISQTAMSLQIKKFEDELGFQLFNRSNTGVTLTKAGGYLYKRCQYIMADYNQAVAHARQLSEEDKPQVRIGYSGAYEQLAVTPFVSRFYKGHPSSQVELIYGKRKKKVLQQLEDGFLDLAVVSDYDRNYSQWLKSVPLRHDNCLFLLSSDSELAASSSLEPSRLVGKPLLRTVENDFTSYEWQIWNVMNFLGLGGNEVIYANDYYSMALLAKSDIGFGIVPACMSTMPMDGLSYVPITGRTLKTSCSVIYMESSSNPVREEFLMTLKDKDTEASDGAD; encoded by the coding sequence ATGAGCATCAAAAGGCTCCCCTTTTTTCTATCTGCAGCCAAATATCTGAATTTTACGGAAGCAGCCAGCGAGCAGTTCATTTCACAGACCGCAATGAGCCTGCAGATCAAAAAATTTGAAGATGAACTCGGGTTTCAGCTTTTTAACCGGAGCAACACAGGAGTGACCCTCACGAAGGCAGGCGGTTACCTTTACAAACGCTGCCAGTATATCATGGCTGATTACAATCAGGCGGTCGCCCATGCCCGGCAGTTGTCGGAAGAAGATAAACCACAGGTGAGGATCGGATATTCCGGCGCGTATGAACAGCTGGCGGTCACGCCCTTCGTATCCCGGTTCTACAAAGGACATCCATCCTCCCAGGTAGAGCTCATCTACGGTAAACGAAAGAAAAAAGTCCTTCAGCAGCTGGAGGACGGCTTTCTGGATCTGGCGGTCGTATCTGATTATGACCGCAACTACAGCCAATGGCTGAAATCCGTCCCTCTCAGGCACGACAATTGTCTGTTCCTGCTTAGCTCCGACAGTGAGCTCGCTGCGTCTTCCAGTCTCGAACCTTCCAGACTGGTCGGAAAACCTCTGCTTAGAACGGTAGAAAATGACTTCACGTCCTATGAATGGCAGATTTGGAATGTCATGAATTTTCTCGGACTCGGCGGAAATGAAGTCATCTATGCCAATGATTATTACAGCATGGCGCTGCTCGCCAAGTCGGATATCGGCTTCGGCATCGTCCCCGCGTGTATGAGTACCATGCCCATGGATGGACTTTCTTATGTCCCGATCACAGGACGGACACTTAAGACAAGCTGTTCTGTCATCTATATGGAGAGCAGTTCCAACCCTGTGCGGGAAGAATTTCTCATGACGCTGAAGGATAAAGATACGGAAGCGTCAGACGGCGCTGACTGA
- the baiF gene encoding bile acid CoA-transferase BaiF: protein MEGTGLNNFPQFGVLAGVKILVCGGAIAGPFGATLLGEIGAEVVHLESPKNPDSTRGHYGYSQNHRNQISMVADMKTPEGLEIFKKLIKWTDIFIESSKGGTYEKMGLTDEVLWEVNPGLVIVHVSGFGQTGVPEYISRASYDAVGQAFSGYMSFNGTPKEALKISPYLSDYVTALNTCWTALAAYVHVLRTGRGEAVDVAQYESLARILDTRPIEYFTDGKEFPRTGNKDSQAALFSFYTCKDGGTIFIGMNGYGPVHRGYPLIGLPKPGDGDPEIDQIISGWMADTDLGRRLEAAMEKFVSEHTVDEVEKIMLENQIPCQKVYSLEDCVRDPHWKAREIFTEWDDPMMGRVKGIGIVNKWKNNPGEIKWGAPLFGENNKEVLRDLGYTEEETEDLARRGITACLDFEQTYETYKLGELFPHYREGFTEHWKTEQEDETYEI, encoded by the coding sequence ATGGAAGGAACAGGGCTTAACAATTTTCCGCAGTTTGGTGTGCTGGCAGGAGTAAAGATCCTTGTATGCGGCGGAGCGATAGCAGGTCCGTTCGGCGCGACGCTGCTGGGGGAGATCGGCGCTGAGGTGGTGCACCTTGAATCGCCGAAAAATCCGGACAGTACACGCGGACATTATGGGTATTCACAGAATCACCGCAATCAGATATCCATGGTTGCAGATATGAAGACGCCGGAGGGACTTGAGATATTTAAAAAGCTGATCAAATGGACGGATATTTTCATTGAATCCTCCAAAGGCGGAACTTATGAAAAAATGGGACTCACAGACGAAGTGCTCTGGGAAGTCAATCCGGGTCTTGTCATCGTGCACGTATCCGGGTTCGGGCAGACCGGTGTGCCTGAATATATCAGCCGTGCGTCTTATGATGCTGTCGGCCAGGCGTTTTCCGGATATATGAGCTTTAACGGTACGCCGAAGGAGGCCTTGAAGATATCTCCGTACCTGAGCGACTATGTGACGGCGCTCAACACTTGCTGGACGGCACTCGCCGCCTATGTACATGTGCTGCGCACCGGCAGAGGGGAAGCGGTGGATGTGGCCCAGTATGAATCTCTGGCCCGTATACTTGACACACGGCCGATCGAGTATTTCACAGACGGAAAAGAATTTCCGCGCACAGGTAATAAGGACTCCCAGGCCGCTCTGTTCAGTTTCTATACGTGCAAGGACGGAGGGACCATTTTCATCGGAATGAACGGATATGGACCCGTCCATCGCGGATATCCTCTTATCGGTCTTCCAAAACCGGGTGACGGAGACCCGGAGATCGACCAGATCATATCGGGATGGATGGCTGATACCGATCTTGGCCGCAGGCTGGAGGCCGCCATGGAGAAGTTTGTGTCGGAGCATACCGTCGACGAAGTGGAAAAGATAATGCTGGAGAATCAGATCCCATGTCAGAAAGTATATTCTCTCGAGGACTGTGTCAGAGATCCGCACTGGAAGGCAAGGGAGATATTTACAGAATGGGATGACCCTATGATGGGCAGAGTCAAGGGTATCGGCATTGTGAACAAATGGAAGAATAACCCCGGAGAGATCAAATGGGGCGCCCCGCTGTTTGGGGAAAATAATAAAGAGGTACTCCGTGATCTGGGCTACACGGAAGAAGAGACAGAAGATCTTGCCAGACGCGGGATCACAGCATGCCTGGATTTTGAGCAGACATATGAGACCTACAAACTGGGAGAATTGTTCCCGCACTATCGCGAAGGATTTACGGAGCATTGGAAAACGGAACAGGAGGATGAAACATATGAGATTTGA